The window TACGAAGAAAGTTTCGATTGCATGGAGTGAATGAGTtgtattgatataaatatgacATGCCGGAAATCATCGTAATAAACAGGTTTCGTGTTGAACCTAATCGTATTGACAAGGTTCAAATGTAAAAGCATCCGAATCATCGACAGTTTGTGTGTACTTACGAGATGTGTACTTTGTGTGTTGTTGTCTGTGCATACTTCCGTAGGTGGAcaggtattttgtttttgacagAAAAGACGATTCGTTTTACCAACTGCCCGTATGCCTTCAGATACCTCGTCCGGGTTGCATTGCGCATCGCAACGAGACGGTCGAAAATCGAAGTTACCGATAAGTTTAGCTCGAAGGTCTTTATTGAGAAGAGCGTCGTAGCACGTGAACTTTTGTTCATTCGGCTTAAAGCATGGGAGCTTGCAACTGATGACACCGTAGGTGCCCGTGGGACATGCTGAAAAGTATATAGTGTGTATGTAATGAAATGTTGTTCTGTATAGTACGAAGTAATCGTGGTTGATTCATAGATTAGGCTGACTAAGGGGGTGCTTGGGAGCCCTGCCTTCCCATAGAGGTTTGCCATTATCGTCAAAGACCTGGAAATTTGACTCCAGTCCCATCGAAAATTTCATCCTTTCGGAATATCAGTTCAGGTGCTAAGACAACTGCTATCAATCCATGGTCACGTTAAGGATTAAATGGAATCTACCATATGCTGTGTACGTCTCAACAGCCTTATTTTAAATATCATTTCTGATATCAATTACATCTGATGTTTCAGGTTCAGAATGAACTTTCGTAACGGATTGTAATCTAATCATCCCGCGAGCTAAGAGGAAAAGTTTATCTATGGACGGATTCAAGTGTTATTTAGTTTACGAAAAGTATGGACTTTGTGAATGGACCTTCCAGATTTTCAGCGTATTCGGGTACCGGCACACGAGCTATTCCGTCAGGCCATCACTTAAGCTTCAGGCGTATGTTCTAATCCAAAATAAGAACAaaactagcgacacctggttgATTCCGGAGGAATTTCGCCTGCTGCAGTAGCGTTGCGAGTAGCCCCAATTCAAATAAGTAATGTTTGAAACGGTTGATAACTAGCATGACTTGTAAGGTCATCAAGTCATGTTCAATTAAGGGTTGTTTGCTATGTAGCAGTTATGTTTGATTGAGGGTTATTTGCAATGTAGCAGTTATGTTCAATTAAGGGTTATTTGCAAATGTAGCAGTTATGTTCAATAAAGGATTATTTGCTGTTTAGTAGTTACGTATTTTTCACTTACGCTTAGTAGTTGTTTGTGGAGGATTCGTCGGTGGAGAGTAGCAATCACAACATCCGGTAACATTATTCACTGTGTAATGATGCTGAAAAACGAgcaaagaaaatttcaaaattcaaattcccagTTCATTTTGGTTACTCTTAAGGGatctagtatttttttaaCATCCATTCGGTTGACTAATAGTATATAAGTCGTGCCACTCGGTCATGTCGGTTTACCGATTCTGCCAAACTCTTTCAGTATATCGATCTATTCTGATGGTctttatttccaattttgcCAACTGAAGTGAAGTCTGTAGTCTTTGATGATGCAGTAGACACGTGTTTGCCTCGGGACCAGAAAGTTTTGCGAATTCCAGGGCAGTCGGAGTAGGGACGGGTCGCTAACACGATGAATTGGAGTATATgacaatttgtaatttattatCCAGAGTACGCGATATTCCGAGGCAATCGACTCCAGGATAAAACGAAAtctataattttgatttaccTGAGCACATTCTATAGCACAGAATGATTCGTTTGCTAACGTAGCCTTATTTCCTAATGTTCCATCAGGCAGACATTGTTGCTGGGAACAGCAGTGAGTGCTCGGGGTGCCTCCTGATGTACATTTTACTATAAGCTCTCCGGTAGTGTACGATTTTCCGTCAATTACgcattctatttgaattacgAAACAAGaataaagcattttgaattatAAGAGAAGGTCTAATGATTGTTGATGGACATTTAGTGCCAATCCGTTACGAACACCGGATATAACGTTTCAAAAAGGCTGACTTACGGTTCACGTTTATTGTAGAAGTACCTAGATCAAAAAATATATGATCGCGTTGAAATGGCAATTTATTCAACCACTCTTAACAATTTGACTTATAGCTTTTGAAATTCGAATGTAATTTCATTCGTCTTGAACAGGAGTTGTGAGATGTTTATTCTAAATTGTAGATAATGTAATGACCAAGTCTTACCAGTTGGCGGAGTTGTTCCTGGCGCCGGTGTTCCTGGAGAGGTTGTTCCAGGCGGAGTTGTACTAGGTGTGGCTGTTACTGGAGTAGTTCCAACTGCAAGTGAAAATTGGATTTTATGGAgttgattgaaatgaaatattcatcgatATATCAGAAGATTATCAGTGAATCAAACCTTGTTTTTCGTAACACGCTTTCACTGTAGTTTCAGATACTTCTGGGGTATTTCCTGTTTTAGACGGCGTTATGGTTATTCGAATGTATGAACCAggtacgccatctggtgtcaTCGTAGTTGTGTAATCTAGCTCAACTGGGCTTGATGTGTTTGGATCGGTTGGTGTGGTGACCTatattaaaagaaaatgggTGAAAATTGGGTTGATTTCCATTCAAACGAACTTAGCATAAGATAGAGAGCAATTCAAGTCTAAAGTCAATACACGTTCGCTTCAACATACCTTCCTGTTTTTCCAAGTCGTTTTATCAAGACTCGTTTCGACGACAACTTCATCAACATTCTTTACAACAACCGAAACATTGACAATTGTAATCGGAGTACCAGGCTTGTTTTCAATCTCCAATGTTACGGTTGGTTTTTTATCAGCAGGTGTTGGTGACCAGACTTTTGGGCTTTTCTCAAAAACATCAGTTGATGTTTGTTGATTCGATGTTGTTGTCACTTTGACATCAGGACTGTTTGCATCGATGACAGTTTTCGTACAACGTTTTGCTAGATTGagaacattttcaattagttttgATACAACTATTTTCTCTTATTTGTTGTTTGTACTCAATTGTCAATGTGCAAAGCTTACGTGTAGTTGTTGCTGGGGTTGAACCTGGAGGGGTTGTCCCTGGTGGGGTAGTCCCTGGTAGAGTAGTCCCTGGTGGGGTCGTTCCTGGTGAGGTAGTCCCTGGTGGGATTGTCCCTGGTGGGGTTGTCCCTGGAGGTGTTGTGCCTGGACTAGTTCCAACTGCAAGTGAGAATGAAGACACCACACAGTGGATTTAATGGTGTGGATGgggatgaaatattcaatatcagataaatgTCAGTGAATCAAACCTTGTTTTTCGTAACACGCTTTCACTGTAGTTTCAGATACTTCTGGGGTATTTCCTGTTTTAGACGGCGTTATGGTTATTCGAATGTATGAACCAggtacgccatctggtgtcaTCGTAGTTGTGTAATCTAGCTCAACTGGGCTTGATGTGTTTGGATCGGTTGGTGTGGTGACCTatattaaaagaaaatgggTGAAAATTGGGTTGATTTCCATTCAAACGAACTTAGCATAAGATAGAGAGCAATTCAAGTCTAAAGTCAATACACGTTCGCTTCAACATACCTTCCTGTTTTTCCAAGTCGTTTTATCAACACTCGTTTCGACGACAACTTCATCAACATTCTTTACAACAACCGAAACATTGACAATTGTAATCGGAGTACCAGGCTTGTTTTCAATCTCCAATGTTACGGTTGGTGTTTTATCAGCAGGTGTTGGTGACCAGACTTTTGGACTTTTCTCAAAAACATCAGTTGATGTTTGTTGATTCGATGTTGTTGTCACTTTGACATCAGGACTGTTTGCATCGATGACAGTTTTCGTACAACGTTTTGCTAGATTGagaacattttcaattagttttgATACAACTATTTTCTCTTATTTGTTGTTTGTACTCAATTGTCAATGTGCAAAGCTTACGTGTTGTTGTTGCTGGGGTTGAACCTGGAGGGGTTGTCCCTGGTGGGGTAGTCCCTGGTAGAGTAGTCCCTGGTGGGGTCGTTCCTGGTGAGGTAGTCCCTGGTGGGATTGTCCCTGGTGGGGTTGTCCCTGGAGGTGTTGTGCCTGGACTAGTTCCAACTGCAAGTGAGAATGAAGACACCACACAGTGGATTTAATGGTGTGGATGgggatgaaatattcaatatcagataaatgTCAGTGAATCAAACCTTGTTTTTCGTAACACGCTTTCACTGTAGTTTCAGATACTTCTGGGGTATTTCCTGTTTTAGACGGCGTTATGGTTATTCGAATGTATGAACCAggtacgccatctggtgtcaTCGTAGTTGTGTAATCTAGCTCAACTGGGCTTGATGTGTTTGGATCGGTTGGTGTGGTGACCtatattaaaagaaaattgggttgatTTCCATTCAAACGAACTTAGCATAAGATAGAGAGCAATTCAAGTCTAAAGTCAACACACGTTCGCTTCAACATACCTTCCTGTTTTTCCAAGTCGTTTTATCAAGACTCGTTTCGACGACAACTTCATCAACATTCTTTACAACAACCGAAACATTGACAATTGTAATCGGAGTACCAGGCTTGTTTTCAATCTCCAATGTTACGGTTGGTTTTTTATCAGCCGGTGTTGGTGACCAGACTTTTGGGCTTTTCTCAAAAACATCAGTTGATGTTTGTTGATTCGATGTTGTTGTCACTTTGACATCAGGACTGTTTGCATCGATGACAGTTTTCGTACAACGTTTTGCTAGATTGagaacattttcaattagtaaTGATTCAATTCGCCGCTCTTATCTGGTTCCTATATTCAATTGACATTTTGCAAAGCTTACGCTGTGTTGTTGCTGGAGTTGAACTTGGAATAGTGGTTCCAGGCGTGGTTGTCCCTTGTGGGGTTGTTCCTGGAGTAGTTCCAACTGCAATTTAGAATGAATAGACCACACCGCGTAATATTTTATATCGATGATTGGAattaaatattcattgatataTCAGAAAAATGTCCGTAAATCAAACCTTGTTTTTCGTAACACGCTTTCACTGTAGTTTCAGATACTTCTGGTGTATTTCCTGTTTTAGACGGCGTTATGGTTATTCGAATGTATGAACCGGtttcgccatctggtggtgaAGTAGATCCATAACCAACGTCAACTGTGTTTGATGTGGTTGAATCTGTAGGTGTGACGACCTACATTAAAACAGATAGGTGAAAATTAGgttaatttttattttaacGAACTTAGATTAAGATAGAGAGTAATTTATGTCTAAAGTCAGTGAAAGTTCGCTTCAAAATACCTTCTTGTTTTTCCAATTCAATCCATCAGGACTCGTTTCGACTACAACTTCATCAACATTCTTTACAACAACCGAAACCTTGACAACTTTTACCGGAGTACCAGGCTTGTTTTGAATTTCCAATATTACGGTTGGTTTTGTATCAGCAGGTGTTGGGGACCAGACTTTTGGGCTTTTCTCAAAAACATCGGTTGAATTTGGTGAATTCGATGATGTTTCAACTTTGACATCAGTACTGGTAGCATCGATAACAGTGTGTTTACAATGTAATGctagatttagaatattttcaattagttttgATACAACTATTTTCTCTTATTTGTTGTTTGTACTCAATTGTCAATGTGCAAAGCTTACGTGTTGTTGTTGCTGGGGTTGAACCTGGAGGGGTTGTCCCTGGTGGGGTAGTCCCTGGTAGAGTAGTCCCTGGTGGGGTCGTTCCTGGTGAGGTAGTCCCTGGTGGGATTGTCCCTGGTGGGGTTGTCCTTGGAGGTGTTGTGCCTGGACTAGTTCCAACTGCAAGTGAGAATGAAGACACCACACAGTGGATTTAATGGTGTGGATGgggatgaaatattcaatatcagataaatgTTAGTGAATCAAACCTTGTTTTTCGTAACACGCTTTCACTGTAGTTTCAGATACTTCTGGGGTATTTCCTGTTTTAGACGGCGTTATGGTTATTCGAATGTATGAACCAggtacgccatctggtgtcaTCGTAGTTGTGTAATCTAGCTCAACTGGGCTTGATGTGTTTGGATCGGTTGGTGTGGTGACCTatattaaaagaaaatgggTGAAAATTGGGTTGATTTCCATTCAAACGAACTTAGCATAAGATAGAGAGCAATTCAAGTCTAAAGTCAATACACGTTCGCTTCAACATACCTTCCTGTTTTTCCAAGTCGTTTTATCAACACTCGTTTCGACGACAACTTCATCAACATTCTTTACAACAACCGAAACATTGACAATTGTAATCGGAGTACCAGGCTTGTTTTCAATCTCCAATGTTACGGTTGGTTTTTTATCAGCAGGTGTTGGTGACCAGACTTTTGGGCTTTTCTCAAAAACATCAGTTGATGTTTGTTGATTCGATGTTGTTGTCACTTTGACATCAGGACTGTTTGCATCGATGACAGTTTTCGTACAACGTTTTGCTAGATTGagaacattttcaattagttttgATACAACTATTTTCTCTTATTTGTTGTTTGTACTCAATTGTCAATGTGCAAAGCTTACGTGTAGTTGTTGCTGGGGTTGAACCTGGAGGGGTTGTCCCTGGTGGGGTAGTCCCTGGTAGAGTAGTCCCTGGTGGGGTCGTTCCTGGTGAGGTAGTCCCTGGTGGGATTGTCCCTGGTGGGGTTGTCCCTGGAGGTGTTGTGCCTGGACTAGTTCCAACTGCAAGTGAGAATGAAGACACCACACAGTGGATTTAATGGTGTGGATGgggatgaaatattcaatatcagataaatgTCAGTGAATCAAACCTTGTTTTTCGTAACACGCTTTCACTGTAGTTTCAGATACTTCTGGGGTATTTCCTGTTTTAGACGGCGTTATGGTTATTCGAATGTATGAACCAggtacgccatctggtgtcaTCGTAGTTGTGTAATCTAGCTCAACTGGGCTTGATGTGTTTGGATCGGTTGGTGTGGTGACCTatattaaaagaaaatgggTGAAAATTGGGTTGATTTCCATTCAAACGAACTTAGCATAAGATAGAGAGCAATTCAAGTCTAAAGTCAATACACGTTCGCTTCAACATACCTTCCTGTTTTTCCAAGTCGTTTTATCAACACTCGTTTCGACGACAACTTCATCAACATTCTTTACAACAACCGAAACATTGACAATTGTAATCGGAGTACCAGGCTTGTTTTCAATCTCCAATGTTACGGTTGGTGTTTTATCAGCAGGTGTTGGTGACCAGACTTTTGGACTTTTCTCAAAAACATCAGTTGATGTTTGTTGATTCGATGTTGTTGTCACTTTGACATCAGGACTGTTTGCATCGATGACAGTTTTCGTACAACGTTTTGCTAGATTGagaacattttcaattagttttgATACAACTATTTTCTCTTATTTGTTGTTTGTACTCAATTGTCAATGTGCAAAGCTTACGTGTTGTTGTTGCTGGGGTTGAACCTGGAGGGGTTGTCCCTGGTGGGGTCGTTCCTGGTGAGGTAGTCCCTGGTGGGGTTGTCCCTGGTGGGGTTGTCCCTGGAGGAGTTGTGCCTGGAGTAGTTCCAACTGCAAGTGAGAATGAAGACACCACACAGTGGATTTAATGGTGTGGATGgggatgaaatattcaatatcagataaatgTCAGTGAATCAAACCTTGTTTTTCGTAACACGCTTTCACTGTAGTTTCAGATACTTCTGGGGTATTTCCTGTTTTAGAAGGCGTTATGGTTATTCGAATGTATGAACCAggtacgccatctggtgtgaTCGTAGTTGTGTAATCTAGCTCAACTGGGCTTGATGTGTTTGGATCGGTTGGTGTGGTGACCTatattaaaagaaaatgggTGAAAATTGGGTTGATTTCCATTCAAACGAACTTAGCATAAGATAGAGAGCAATTCAAGTCTAAAGTCAATACACGTTCGCTTCAACATACCTTCCTGTTTTTCCAAGTCGTTTTATCAAGACTCGTTTCGACGACAACTTCATCAACATTCTTTACAACAACCGAAACATTGACAATTGTAATCGGAGTACCAGGCTTGTTTTCAATCTCCAATGTTACGGTTGGTGTTTTATCAGCAGGTGTTGGTGACCAGACTTTTGGACTTTTCTCAAAAACATCAGTTGATGTTTGTTGATTCGATGTTGTTGTCACTTTGACATCAGGACTGTTTGCATCGATGACAGTTTTCGTACAACGTTTTGCTAGATTGagaacattttcaattagttatgATTCAATCATTTTCTCTTATTTGCTTTATAGATTTAACTGTTAATGTGCAAAGCTTACGTGTTGTTGTTGCTGGAGTTGAACGAGGAGGAGTTGTCCCTGGTGGGGTTGTCCCTCGAGGTGTTGTGCCTGGAGTAGTTCCAACTGCAAGTGAGAATGAAGACACCACACAGTGGATTTAATGGTGTGGATGgggatgaaatattcaatatcagataaatgTCAGTGAATCAAACCTTGTTTTTCGTAACACGCTTTCACTGTAGTTTCAGATACTTCTGGGGTATTTCCTGTTTTAGACGGCGTTATGGTTATTCGAATGTATGAACCAggtacgccatctggtgtcaTCGTAGTTGTGTAATCTAGCTCAACTGGGCTTGATGTGTTTGGATCGGTTGGTGTGGTGACCTatattaaaagaaaatgggTGAAAATTGGGTTGATTTCCATTCAAACGAACTTAGCATAAGATAGAGAGCAATTCAAGTCTAAAGTCAATACACGTTCGCTTCAACATACCTTCCTGTTTTTCCAAGTCGTTTTATCAACACTCGTTTCGACGACAACTTCATCAACATTCTTTACAACAACCGAAACATTGACAATTGTAATCGGAGTACCAGGCTTGTTTTCAATCTCCAATGTTACGGTTGGTTTTTTATCAGCCGGTGTTGGTGACCAGACTTTTGGGCTTTTCTCAAAAACATCAGTTGATGTTTGTTGATTCGATGTTGTTGTCACTTTGACATCAGGACTGTTTGCATCGATGACAGTTTTCGTACAACGTTTTGCTAGATTGagaacattttcaattagttttgATACAACTATTTTCTCTTATTTGTTGTTTGTACTCAATTGTCAATGTGCAAAGCTTACGTGTAGTTGTTGCTGGGGTTGAACCTGGAGGGGTTGTCCCTGGTGGGGTAGTCCCTGGTAGAGTAGTCCCTGGTGGGGTCGTTCCTGGTGAGGTAGTCCCTGGTGGGGTTGTCCCTGGTGGGGTTGTCCCTGGAGGTGTTGTGCCTGGACTAGTTCCAACTGCAAGTGAGAATGAAGACACCACACAGTGGATTTAATGGTGTGGATGgggatgaaatattcaatatcagataaatgTCAGTGAATCAAACCTTGTTTTTCGTAACACGCTTTCACTGTAGTTTCAGATACTTCTGGGGTATTTCCTGTTTTAGACGGCGTTATGGTTATTCGAATGTATGAACCAggtacgccatctggtgtcaTCGTAGTTGTGTAATCTAGCTCAACTGGGCTTGATGTGTTTGGATCGGTTGGTGTGGTGACCTatattaaaagaaaatgggTGAAAATTGGGTTGATTTCCATTCAAACGAACTTAGCATAAGATAGAGAGCAATTCAAGTCTAAAGTCAATACACGTTCGCTTCAACATACCTTCCTGTTTTTCCAAGTCGTTTTATCAACACTCGTTTCGACGACAACTTCATCAACATTCTTTACAACAACCGAAACATTGACAATTGTAATCGGAGTACCAGGCTTGTTTTCAATCTCCAATGTTACGGTTGGTTTTTTATCAGCAGGTGTTGGTGACCAGACTTTTGGACTTTTCTCAAAAACATCAGTTGATGTTTGTTGATTCGATGTTGTTGTCACTTTGACATCAGGACTGTTTGCATCGATGACAGTTTTCGTACAACGTTTTGCTAgatttaaagaatattttgtgttaaatcaatttcaaccTAAACGTAATTCCATAATTACTGCAAAAATTCGTACGCGCTGTTGTTGCTGGCGTTGTTACTGAAGGAGTGGTCCCAGGAGGACTTGTTCCAGGGCGAGTTGTTCCGGG is drawn from Tubulanus polymorphus chromosome 10, tnTubPoly1.2, whole genome shotgun sequence and contains these coding sequences:
- the LOC141911612 gene encoding uncharacterized protein LOC141911612: MTPDGVPGSYIRITITPSKTGNTPEVSETTVKACYEKQVGTTPGTTPRGTTPPGTTPPRSTPATTTPKRCTKTVIDANSPDVKVTTTSNQQTSTDVFEKSPKVWSPTPADKTPTVTLEIENKPGTPITIVNVSVVVKNVDEVVVETSLDKTTWKNRKVTTPTDPNTSSPVELDYTTTITPDGVPGSYIRITITPSKTGNTPEVSETTVKACYEKQAKRCTKTVIDANSPDVKVTTTSNQQTSTDVFEKSPKVWSPTPADKTPTVTLEIENKPGTPITIVNVSVVVKNVDEVVVETSVDKTTWKNRKVTTPTDPNTSSPVELDYTTTMTPDGVPGSYIRITITPSKTGNTPEVSETTVKACYEKQVGTSPGTTPPGTTPPGTIPPGTTSPGTTPPGTTLPGTTPPGTTPPGSTPATTTPKRCTKTVIDANSPDVKVTTTSNQQTSTDVFEKSPKVWSPTPADKKPTVTLEIENKPGTPITIVNVSVVVKNVDEVVVETSVDKTTWKNRKVTTPTDPNTSSPVELDYTTTMTPDGVPGSYIRITITPSKTGNTPEVSETTVKACYEKQVGTSPGTTPPRTTPPGTIPPGTTSPGTTPPGTTLPGTTPPGTTPPGSTPATTTPLHCKHTVIDATSTDVKVETSSNSPNSTDVFEKSPKVWSPTPADTKPTVILEIQNKPGTPVKVVKVSVVVKNVDEVVVETSPDGLNWKNKKVVTPTDSTTSNTVDVGYGSTSPPDGETGSYIRITITPSKTGNTPEVSETTVKACYEKQAKRCTKTVIDANSPDVKVTTTSNQQTSTDVFEKSPKVWSPTPADKKPTVTLEIENKPGTPITIVNVSVVVKNVDEVVVETSLDKTTWKNRKVTTPTDPNTSSPVELDYTTTMTPDGVPGSYIRITITPSKTGNTPEVSETTVKACYEKQAKRCTKTVIDANSPDVKVTTTSNQQTSTDVFEKSPKVWSPTPADKTPTVTLEIENKPGTPITIVNVSVVVKNVDEVVVETSVDKTTWKNRKVTTPTDPNTSSPVELDYTTTMTPDGVPGSYIRITITPSKTGNTPEVSETTVKACYEKQVGTSPGTTPPGTTPPGTIPPGTTSPGTTPPGTTLPGTTPPGTTPPGSTPATTTPKRCTKTVIDANSPDVKVTTTSNQQTSTDVFEKSPKVWSPTPADKKPTVTLEIENKPGTPITIVNVSVVVKNVDEVVVETSLDKTTWKNRKVTTPTDPNTSSPVELDYTTTMTPDGVPGSYIRITITPSKTGNTPEVSETTVKACYEKQVGTTPVTATPSTTPPGTTSPGTPAPGTTPPTECVIDGKSYTTGELIVKCTSGGTPSTHCCSQQQCLPDGTLGNKATLANESFCAIECAQHHYTVNNVTGCCDCYSPPTNPPQTTTKQKSCARRTCTFPCDAPVKVMTCEYSSGFIQDGTATVKNEQLSQCISDVTQRCLPGQYYEKTITSAQYGDTYLCNVHSGGKKCERRCMKNGNTHVEWA